In Pelosinus sp. UFO1, one genomic interval encodes:
- a CDS encoding HlyD family secretion protein — translation MTEKPKISKNKIVLVVVIIIAILAAGGIWWWIRASKIVSTDDARVKGTIASISTKVPGRIETIAVKEGDNVQAGQILAKMESAEIEVQVAQAKANLTAAQAKLAGIKAGSRPQQVAQAGAAAAQAEANLENAKNNSERSLLLFNQGALSAQQRDAAQTALAVAKAQYDGTIQGYDLAAEGSRAEDIQVAEAQVEQAAAALKNAQLQLDNTTIRASVSGVIAVKSIDPGEIVSVGQPLFNITDLNDVWVAANIEETYIGKVQVGENVEVAIDAYPGKKFKGEVMEVGSAAGSQFALLSGENTSGNFTKVTQRLPIKIKALDAGEYVLKPGMSASIAISVN, via the coding sequence ATGACTGAGAAACCTAAAATAAGCAAAAACAAAATAGTATTAGTTGTGGTAATCATAATAGCAATTCTAGCAGCTGGCGGTATCTGGTGGTGGATCAGGGCTAGTAAAATTGTATCTACAGATGATGCACGTGTGAAAGGAACAATCGCCAGCATTAGCACAAAAGTTCCAGGGCGTATTGAAACGATAGCAGTTAAGGAAGGGGACAATGTGCAAGCAGGTCAGATCCTTGCCAAAATGGAAAGTGCAGAAATTGAAGTACAAGTGGCCCAAGCGAAAGCCAACCTAACGGCTGCACAAGCTAAACTTGCGGGAATAAAAGCTGGTAGTAGGCCACAACAGGTTGCTCAGGCGGGTGCGGCGGCCGCACAAGCAGAAGCCAATCTCGAAAATGCCAAGAATAATTCGGAACGAAGCTTGCTACTATTTAATCAAGGAGCCTTATCAGCCCAACAAAGAGATGCAGCTCAGACAGCCTTAGCAGTTGCAAAGGCACAATATGACGGAACAATACAAGGCTATGACTTGGCGGCAGAAGGATCAAGAGCAGAAGATATTCAAGTCGCTGAGGCTCAGGTGGAGCAAGCAGCAGCAGCATTGAAGAATGCCCAATTACAATTGGATAATACTACAATTCGTGCCTCTGTATCAGGAGTTATTGCGGTAAAGTCCATCGACCCGGGAGAAATTGTTTCCGTTGGACAGCCCCTGTTTAATATTACCGATCTAAATGATGTATGGGTGGCTGCCAATATTGAGGAAACATACATTGGTAAGGTACAAGTTGGTGAAAACGTAGAAGTAGCTATTGATGCCTATCCAGGTAAAAAATTTAAAGGCGAAGTAATGGAGGTCGGCTCAGCAGCTGGCTCTCAGTTTGCCCTGCTGTCAGGGGAAAATACGTCTGGTAATTTTACTAAAGTGACTCAACGTCTACCGATCAAAATTAAAGCGCTTGATGCAGGAGAATACGTATTAAAACCAGGTATGTCTGCATCGATTGCTATTTCTGTTAATTGA
- a CDS encoding DHA2 family efflux MFS transporter permease subunit, which produces MEATLDSMQPNKYMVLFTVCVGTILSGYVSSAINIALPNIMQAFGFTMDSVVWVSLSYMLPYGSMLPVMGKLGDQFGRKKMYIAGVSTFTIATLLVGLAWSSTTIIAFRVMQGIGAGLLFPNAMAIVSDAFPASERGQALGMWGALAASGSALGPTIGGYIIEHLDWRLLFYSIIPIAIVGLVLSVYVLKESKVSTDSPKIDYLGAMLIIISLGSLLVALNQGSKEGWTSFYITSILTISILAMISFIYIENTIEFPLVDLGLFKNATFTVSNIVGFLSFMALYGGMFLLPFYLRNVLGYTAIKAGVSLLPLVGAMVLLAPVGGKLADAVGSKIPASAGMAIITLSLYSFHYLDERTAYTNIAWRLVLMGVGLALTMSPLSNGVMSTLPKDKIGVGAGVFNLFKNIGGSVGVAIIGTLLNSRQEFHNQIYANSITTSSDTAMGVLSTLKAGFIHSGMSANEAYAAALMTMKGMVASQASVTAFQDVFLITAMLCAVGIIPALLIKGGGSAKEKNNKTFEEKELLAR; this is translated from the coding sequence ATGGAAGCTACTTTGGATTCAATGCAGCCGAACAAATACATGGTACTGTTTACCGTATGTGTTGGTACTATTCTTAGTGGCTACGTAAGTAGTGCAATTAATATTGCACTACCAAATATTATGCAGGCTTTTGGTTTTACTATGGACTCGGTTGTCTGGGTATCTTTATCTTATATGCTGCCTTATGGATCCATGTTACCAGTTATGGGAAAGCTGGGAGACCAGTTTGGTCGTAAAAAAATGTACATTGCCGGCGTAAGTACTTTTACCATTGCCACTTTGCTAGTAGGACTGGCTTGGAGTAGTACAACAATCATTGCATTTCGAGTGATGCAAGGCATTGGTGCAGGTTTATTATTCCCTAATGCCATGGCTATTGTATCAGATGCCTTTCCAGCGAGTGAACGTGGTCAGGCTCTTGGAATGTGGGGAGCCCTGGCGGCAAGCGGCAGTGCCCTTGGACCAACCATTGGTGGTTATATTATTGAACATCTTGATTGGCGATTGCTTTTTTATTCGATTATTCCAATTGCAATCGTCGGATTAGTCCTTAGTGTGTATGTTTTGAAAGAATCCAAGGTTTCTACTGATTCACCAAAGATTGACTACCTTGGTGCTATGTTAATTATCATCAGCTTGGGTAGCCTCTTGGTGGCGTTAAACCAAGGATCTAAAGAAGGTTGGACATCATTTTATATTACAAGTATTTTAACCATTTCCATCCTAGCAATGATTTCTTTTATCTACATTGAAAATACCATAGAATTCCCATTAGTGGATTTAGGTTTATTCAAGAACGCGACCTTTACTGTTTCCAATATTGTTGGTTTCCTATCCTTTATGGCTTTGTATGGTGGAATGTTTTTACTACCTTTTTACTTGCGTAATGTCCTAGGATATACGGCGATAAAAGCTGGTGTGTCTTTACTGCCGCTGGTAGGAGCTATGGTCTTATTAGCGCCAGTAGGTGGTAAACTGGCCGATGCTGTTGGATCTAAGATTCCTGCAAGTGCTGGTATGGCAATCATTACACTGTCCCTATACTCCTTTCACTATTTGGATGAGAGAACGGCTTATACCAATATTGCCTGGCGATTAGTTCTCATGGGTGTAGGCTTAGCATTAACTATGTCCCCTCTTTCCAATGGAGTCATGAGTACCCTGCCTAAAGATAAGATTGGTGTCGGCGCAGGAGTGTTTAATCTATTTAAAAATATAGGCGGTAGCGTTGGTGTAGCTATTATAGGAACACTCTTAAATAGTCGGCAAGAATTTCATAATCAGATATATGCAAATTCCATTACTACTAGTTCTGATACTGCTATGGGTGTATTATCTACACTGAAAGCCGGATTCATACACAGTGGGATGTCTGCTAACGAAGCGTATGCAGCCGCATTAATGACGATGAAGGGGATGGTTGCAAGTCAAGCATCCGTAACCGCATTCCAAGATGTATTTTTGATTACAGCCATGTTATGCGCGGTAGGAATTATTCCAGCTTTACTCATAAAAGGCGGAGGTTCAGCAAAAGAAAAAAATAACAAAACTTTTGAAGAAAAGGAGTTGCTTGCTAGATAA
- the tnpB gene encoding IS66 family insertion sequence element accessory protein TnpB (TnpB, as the term is used for proteins encoded by IS66 family insertion elements, is considered an accessory protein, since TnpC, encoded by a neighboring gene, is a DDE family transposase.), translated as MNLFSNGLFLFCSQRRARIKALLWEGDGFILLYKRLKRRNFQWPKLGGHPKYYAVATADKRVVESELGEVQKYYRNELTETVPVSPLDALEGNNACLLPQTT; from the coding sequence CTGAATCTTTTTTCCAACGGCCTATTTCTTTTTTGCAGTCAGCGACGCGCTAGGATCAAAGCTCTCCTTTGGGAAGGCGACGGCTTTATTCTTCTGTACAAGCGCCTTAAAAGAAGGAACTTTCAATGGCCTAAGTTAGGAGGACATCCAAAATATTACGCCGTAGCAACTGCAGATAAAAGAGTCGTAGAGTCTGAATTGGGTGAGGTTCAGAAATATTATCGCAATGAACTCACGGAAACCGTCCCCGTGAGTCCTTTAGATGCTTTAGAGGGAAACAATGCCTGCCTTCTCCCTCAGACAACTTAA
- a CDS encoding GntR family transcriptional regulator, with protein MLIKNSDSVNLTQAAYTIIKEKIVNGELKQGEFISISAMAKSLNISRTPVTNACQKLEHDKFLMIVPKQGVIIKVITIDDAREIYELRAAIETYSAKYSFSSFTQEDITYLKNSYSKQVCAVEKNDFHAFMSEDTIFHKYLVSKYENAQFFSVLNVLFDRGFLIGLKSCKNPLRLDESLREHKEIIDCLTKGDRNAFIEKLEKNILNGYINLVAKNEIYIKSE; from the coding sequence ATGCTTATTAAAAATAGTGATTCTGTTAATTTGACTCAGGCTGCCTATACAATTATTAAAGAAAAAATAGTCAATGGTGAGCTTAAGCAAGGAGAGTTTATTAGTATTTCTGCTATGGCTAAAAGTTTAAATATTAGCAGGACTCCTGTAACAAATGCTTGCCAAAAACTCGAACATGATAAATTTTTAATGATTGTACCTAAACAAGGTGTAATTATTAAAGTTATAACCATTGATGATGCGAGGGAAATATATGAATTGCGTGCTGCGATTGAAACTTATTCAGCAAAATACAGCTTTTCAAGCTTTACGCAGGAAGATATAACATATTTAAAAAATTCCTATTCTAAGCAAGTTTGTGCTGTAGAAAAAAATGATTTTCATGCATTTATGTCTGAAGATACTATTTTTCATAAATATTTAGTTTCAAAATATGAAAATGCACAGTTTTTTTCAGTGTTAAATGTACTTTTTGATAGAGGATTTTTAATTGGTCTTAAATCCTGTAAAAATCCATTACGGCTGGATGAAAGTTTAAGAGAGCACAAAGAAATAATTGATTGCTTAACTAAAGGAGATCGAAACGCTTTTATTGAAAAGTTAGAAAAAAATATTTTGAATGGGTATATTAATTTGGTTGCCAAAAATGAGATTTACATAAAAAGTGAATAG
- a CDS encoding MFS transporter: MNENGNIGARLDRLPIAKWHYQLLLLIGLGMFVDGFDNYMGGAILSELIKNGWSTNYLNAAFISSTMIGLFIGSILAGLAGDHLGRKFAYQLNLLIFGIASLAAGFATDMITLIILRGVMGIGLGAELVVGFGTFSEFVPARVRGKWTSLLSLLANCAPPVALLVSYFVIPAFGWRTMFIIGGVLAIIVWFLRHNLPESPRWHESRGEYDKADKIVSQVEADIEREKGIKLPPAVADSTGTPPVVKKIAFWSLFRGVLLRRTIVASAVLVGMNTLVYTIVNWVPTIFVQSGISVTKSMGMMTLIMLGAPIGVFIASRTVDKFPRRSMSSFLLLFIGVLGYIYSLQRSETLIVILGVILTVVIYIYVCLACSVYVPEMWPTEARLRGMGVANAVGRISAIFSPYGVAWLLSNYGPTAVFIGLGVVVVILAIIITTMGVETRHKSLEQISEEVGI; encoded by the coding sequence GTGAATGAGAATGGTAATATCGGTGCTAGATTAGATCGGTTGCCTATTGCAAAATGGCATTATCAGCTTTTGTTATTGATTGGGCTAGGGATGTTTGTAGACGGGTTTGATAATTATATGGGCGGAGCTATTTTATCCGAGTTGATAAAAAATGGATGGTCAACTAACTATCTTAATGCCGCTTTTATTTCGTCTACAATGATAGGACTTTTTATCGGTTCGATATTAGCAGGCCTTGCTGGAGATCATTTAGGTCGAAAATTTGCCTATCAACTTAATCTCTTAATATTTGGTATAGCCTCGCTTGCTGCAGGTTTTGCGACAGACATGATTACTCTGATTATTTTACGCGGCGTGATGGGGATCGGCCTAGGGGCAGAACTTGTTGTTGGATTTGGTACATTTTCTGAATTTGTGCCAGCTAGAGTGCGGGGTAAATGGACATCTCTCTTATCTTTACTTGCGAACTGTGCTCCACCGGTAGCTCTTTTAGTATCATATTTCGTTATTCCTGCTTTTGGCTGGCGGACAATGTTTATTATTGGAGGGGTATTAGCTATTATTGTATGGTTCCTTAGACATAATTTACCAGAATCACCACGTTGGCATGAATCGCGTGGAGAATATGATAAAGCAGATAAAATTGTCTCACAGGTTGAAGCTGATATTGAGCGTGAAAAAGGAATAAAATTACCACCAGCAGTAGCAGATAGTACTGGAACACCTCCAGTTGTTAAAAAAATTGCCTTTTGGAGCTTGTTTCGTGGTGTGTTATTGCGTAGAACAATCGTTGCTTCAGCGGTATTAGTGGGCATGAATACACTCGTATATACGATTGTAAACTGGGTACCGACTATTTTTGTGCAATCGGGTATTAGTGTCACTAAGTCAATGGGGATGATGACCCTTATTATGTTAGGAGCACCGATAGGAGTATTTATTGCATCGCGGACAGTAGATAAGTTCCCGAGGAGATCCATGAGCTCCTTTTTGCTACTTTTTATAGGAGTACTTGGATACATATATTCGTTACAGAGGTCGGAAACACTTATTGTTATTTTAGGTGTTATTTTGACTGTAGTGATTTATATATACGTTTGCCTAGCTTGTTCGGTTTATGTACCTGAAATGTGGCCAACAGAAGCCAGGCTTAGAGGAATGGGAGTTGCTAATGCAGTTGGACGGATATCAGCAATTTTTTCTCCATATGGAGTTGCGTGGTTGTTATCTAATTATGGACCTACGGCGGTATTTATCGGACTTGGTGTTGTTGTAGTTATACTTGCCATCATAATTACAACTATGGGTGTAGAAACAAGGCATAAGTCCTTAGAACAGATTAGTGAAGAAGTAGGGATTTAA
- a CDS encoding aminopeptidase gives MEKQEYNACETLIHVCAKCKKDEKILIVTDPDSLHIAQALWKAAAEFPNRSLIMMPTQTMHGQEPTALVVAAMLEADVIFRPTKFSISSTEAKRNACKNGARDLNCSDYDERMLKSGGLYVDFEAQEENVTKMSKLIEGDDVVITSPAGTYFTANITDRKSFPQYGRSVVAGQTSSPPDIECAIGANVGTANGIVFIDGSIPHPRLGLITEPIRLEIKNSRIVKIDGGEQAKILSEILAEYDNPSVYHIGEIGVGMNPACELTGRMLEDEGCAGTIHFGIGDDRVFGGNNACPIHLDAVFKNPTMSVNGNIILQDGKLNLK, from the coding sequence ATGGAAAAACAAGAATACAATGCTTGCGAAACTTTAATTCATGTTTGTGCAAAATGTAAAAAAGATGAAAAAATTCTTATCGTGACTGACCCGGATAGTTTACATATTGCACAAGCTTTGTGGAAGGCGGCTGCAGAATTTCCAAATCGTAGCTTGATTATGATGCCTACGCAGACCATGCATGGACAGGAGCCTACGGCTTTAGTTGTTGCGGCAATGTTAGAAGCAGATGTAATTTTCAGACCTACGAAGTTTTCTATTTCTAGTACTGAAGCAAAGCGTAATGCCTGTAAGAACGGAGCAAGAGATTTAAATTGTTCAGACTATGATGAAAGGATGCTTAAGTCTGGCGGGCTGTATGTTGATTTTGAAGCGCAAGAAGAAAATGTGACCAAAATGAGCAAGTTGATTGAGGGAGATGATGTAGTTATTACGTCTCCTGCAGGAACTTATTTTACTGCTAATATTACAGATAGAAAAAGTTTTCCGCAATATGGTCGCAGTGTAGTTGCGGGGCAAACGTCTTCACCACCTGACATTGAATGTGCGATTGGCGCGAATGTAGGAACAGCAAATGGGATAGTATTTATTGATGGCAGTATTCCACATCCGCGACTCGGACTTATAACAGAACCTATTCGATTAGAAATCAAGAATAGCCGTATTGTTAAAATTGATGGTGGTGAACAAGCTAAAATTCTTTCTGAAATTTTAGCGGAGTATGATAATCCTAGCGTATATCATATTGGTGAAATTGGCGTGGGGATGAACCCTGCTTGTGAATTAACAGGAAGAATGTTAGAAGATGAAGGTTGTGCGGGTACAATTCACTTTGGAATTGGTGATGATAGAGTTTTTGGTGGAAATAACGCATGTCCTATTCATCTAGATGCAGTATTTAAAAATCCTACAATGTCTGTAAATGGAAATATAATATTACAAGATGGTAAGTTAAATTTAAAATAA
- a CDS encoding aminotransferase class V-fold PLP-dependent enzyme produces MSMKNYPQGLLFSDEIQKQVREKFCNVESDSFGKRIFFENSGGSLRLKACIQAVADIDSHPDCLGRHQAQADVLDAIVKKGYEDLRIIFNTQKGSIITYLSASQVMFNIVGAIAHNVKGKNMVVSVLEHPSGFDSVEYYAKQTGRELRVLQSNPATGCIDVDEVIRNVDKDTVLLSCMYSSNTTGGINDIEKMVEAARAINPDVYIIVDAVQHAPHGLIDLSKLDIDAMDIAPYKFFGCRGSGVGWVSDRCAKLPHNRILCYSEDTWELGSTAPHVFAGYSAIVDYVCWLGSQYIDSADRRTLFEEGIHRIELQERGLLHRALEGTAMLPGLRSIPSVQVICDNPDLTQRDFILPITFENLDVTTAAKEYIKRGIYVFERKSPNHYSKRIVESLGLDGVIRVSPIHCNSPEEVDAFLRATMEIAKL; encoded by the coding sequence ATGAGTATGAAGAATTATCCACAAGGTTTGTTGTTCTCAGATGAAATTCAGAAGCAGGTAAGAGAAAAGTTTTGTAATGTTGAGAGTGATAGTTTTGGAAAACGCATCTTTTTCGAGAATTCGGGTGGCTCGTTACGTTTGAAAGCGTGTATTCAAGCAGTAGCGGATATAGATTCACATCCAGACTGCCTAGGTCGTCATCAAGCACAAGCAGATGTCTTGGATGCGATAGTCAAAAAGGGTTATGAGGATTTGCGGATTATATTTAATACTCAAAAAGGATCGATTATAACTTATCTTTCGGCTTCACAGGTTATGTTTAATATTGTAGGAGCTATTGCTCATAATGTTAAAGGGAAAAATATGGTGGTCTCGGTACTGGAACATCCTTCAGGTTTTGACTCAGTAGAATATTATGCAAAACAAACTGGGCGAGAACTTCGTGTGTTACAAAGTAATCCAGCTACTGGGTGCATTGATGTCGATGAAGTAATACGTAATGTAGATAAAGATACCGTATTATTAAGTTGCATGTATTCTTCTAATACTACTGGTGGTATCAATGATATTGAAAAAATGGTTGAAGCAGCTCGTGCAATTAATCCTGATGTCTATATCATCGTTGATGCTGTTCAACATGCACCTCATGGATTAATTGATTTGAGTAAGTTAGATATTGATGCTATGGACATTGCACCATATAAGTTTTTTGGCTGCAGAGGATCAGGTGTAGGTTGGGTATCTGATCGTTGTGCAAAATTACCGCATAATCGAATTCTTTGTTATAGCGAAGATACATGGGAACTCGGCAGCACAGCACCGCACGTGTTTGCAGGCTATAGTGCAATCGTAGATTATGTATGTTGGCTTGGTTCACAGTACATTGATAGTGCGGATAGACGTACTTTGTTTGAAGAAGGTATCCACCGTATCGAGTTGCAAGAACGGGGGCTTTTACACCGAGCATTGGAAGGGACAGCAATGTTGCCAGGGTTGCGTAGTATTCCTAGTGTTCAAGTAATATGCGATAATCCTGATTTGACACAGAGAGATTTTATACTTCCAATTACTTTCGAAAACCTGGATGTCACTACAGCTGCAAAGGAATATATTAAGAGAGGTATTTACGTATTTGAACGTAAATCGCCTAATCATTATTCAAAGCGCATCGTCGAATCATTAGGTCTTGATGGTGTTATTCGTGTATCGCCGATACATTGCAATTCACCTGAAGAAGTTGATGCTTTTTTGCGGGCTACAATGGAAATTGCAAAACTATAA
- a CDS encoding D-2-hydroxyacid dehydrogenase: protein MKAVVLDGYTLNPGDLSWAKLESLCDLTVYDRTGYDASSMTTIIERIQDAEIVLTNKTPIMAEAIRAATKLKYIGVLATGYNVVDVDVAKEQGVVITNIPTYGTDAVAQMAIALLLELCHHVGAHAEAVKQGEWTNNKDWCFWTHPLIELAGKNMGIVGLGRIGQTTAKIAQAFGMKVLAYDSMKLPELESQILQYVELDELLCKSDVICLHCPLFENTNGIINKDNISKMKTGVMIINNSRGPLIVEKDLAEALNNGKVGGAALDVVSSEPIKADNPLLQAKNCLITPHISWAPKEARQRLLDFAIDNIQMFIEGKPINVVNR, encoded by the coding sequence ATGAAAGCAGTTGTACTTGATGGATATACTTTGAATCCAGGTGACTTGAGTTGGGCTAAATTAGAAAGCTTGTGTGATCTTACTGTTTATGATCGAACTGGGTATGACGCTAGTAGTATGACAACCATTATTGAGAGAATTCAAGATGCAGAGATTGTTTTGACAAACAAGACCCCTATAATGGCAGAGGCTATTCGTGCTGCTACCAAGCTTAAATATATTGGTGTATTAGCTACTGGCTATAATGTAGTAGATGTTGATGTAGCAAAGGAACAAGGAGTTGTTATTACTAACATTCCAACATATGGAACAGATGCTGTTGCACAGATGGCAATTGCTTTACTTTTAGAATTATGTCATCATGTTGGAGCTCACGCAGAGGCTGTAAAGCAAGGGGAATGGACTAATAATAAAGATTGGTGCTTTTGGACGCATCCACTCATTGAACTTGCAGGAAAAAATATGGGCATAGTTGGTTTAGGAAGAATCGGACAGACTACAGCGAAAATTGCACAGGCTTTTGGTATGAAAGTACTAGCGTATGATAGTATGAAGTTGCCAGAATTAGAATCACAAATTTTGCAGTATGTTGAGCTAGATGAATTGCTTTGTAAATCGGATGTAATTTGTCTCCACTGTCCGTTATTTGAAAATACCAACGGAATTATTAACAAAGATAATATTTCCAAAATGAAAACAGGAGTTATGATTATTAACAACTCCAGAGGTCCACTAATTGTAGAAAAAGATTTAGCTGAAGCCTTAAATAATGGCAAAGTTGGAGGGGCGGCGCTTGACGTCGTATCTTCTGAACCTATCAAGGCAGATAATCCATTGCTGCAAGCGAAAAATTGTCTAATTACTCCTCATATATCATGGGCGCCTAAAGAAGCGCGACAACGTTTGCTAGATTTTGCGATTGATAATATACAGATGTTTATTGAAGGTAAGCCCATTAATGTGGTGAATCGTTAA